A genome region from Labilibaculum antarcticum includes the following:
- a CDS encoding RNA polymerase sigma factor — MDYTTEAILEGISMSNNDVLNYIYSKFFPSIRNYIENNNGNEEDARDLFQEAIIVIYRKMKKEPLVLNCNFKTYIYSVCRLLWLKQLEKRKNSNEISSEAILDNRLDEATETYDQTERYRLYQKHFKLLGPDCKQLLQLTLEKVSLKEISEIMGYKSEKYAKKKKYQCKQTLIESIKSDNEFKEVYDG, encoded by the coding sequence ATGGATTACACTACGGAAGCGATACTTGAGGGAATCAGCATGAGCAATAATGATGTATTAAATTACATCTACAGCAAATTCTTCCCAAGTATTCGAAATTATATAGAAAACAATAACGGCAACGAAGAAGATGCAAGAGATCTTTTTCAAGAGGCCATTATCGTAATCTACCGTAAAATGAAAAAAGAACCGCTGGTTCTGAATTGTAATTTTAAAACTTATATCTATTCTGTTTGCAGACTTTTATGGTTGAAGCAACTTGAAAAAAGAAAAAATAGCAATGAAATTAGTTCAGAAGCTATTTTGGACAATAGATTGGATGAAGCAACAGAGACCTATGATCAAACCGAAAGGTATAGGCTGTATCAGAAACACTTCAAACTTCTTGGTCCTGATTGCAAGCAATTGCTTCAATTAACTCTTGAAAAAGTTTCCTTAAAGGAAATATCCGAAATTATGGGATATAAGAGTGAGAAGTATGCAAAAAAGAAAAAATATCAGTGCAAACAAACATTGATAGAAAGCATTAAAAGTGATAATGAATTTAAAGAAGTATATGATGGATGA
- a CDS encoding tetratricopeptide repeat protein, which yields MNLKKYMMDDMNFDRIEDFLDGDLTENQLKEFEKDLLEDLDLQMELDLHTEVNEAIIEQDVMDLRSKLEAIETPHNPAEKRKLKFLTKWNITAASLALVIGLGSLMYILNNPSTYSNDKVFSNYYKPYNVVVNTRSSDVMIDNLLVTALKSYETKDYRTALTLFKKILDKDSTNITGNFYSGISNIEINEYSKANKNFTRVLKHKNNLFIEQSEWYLGFCYLMTNEKEKALKQFHVIAQGNSFYKTKALEIINRLE from the coding sequence ATGAATTTAAAGAAGTATATGATGGATGACATGAATTTTGACCGTATCGAGGATTTTCTTGACGGTGATCTGACAGAAAACCAATTAAAGGAGTTCGAGAAAGACTTACTCGAAGACTTGGATCTTCAAATGGAGCTTGACCTTCACACGGAGGTTAATGAGGCCATAATAGAACAAGACGTTATGGATCTTAGAAGTAAATTAGAGGCGATTGAAACCCCTCACAATCCTGCTGAAAAGCGAAAGCTGAAATTTTTGACTAAGTGGAATATTACAGCGGCATCTCTGGCCTTAGTAATTGGTTTGGGAAGTTTAATGTATATACTAAACAATCCATCTACTTATTCAAACGATAAAGTTTTTAGCAATTACTATAAGCCTTACAATGTTGTTGTCAACACTCGTTCGTCAGATGTCATGATTGATAATCTATTGGTAACGGCTTTAAAAAGTTATGAAACTAAAGATTATCGAACTGCATTAACTTTATTCAAGAAAATACTGGATAAAGACAGTACGAACATCACCGGTAATTTTTATTCAGGTATCTCGAATATTGAAATTAATGAATATTCAAAAGCGAATAAGAACTTCACCAGAGTGCTAAAGCATAAGAATAACCTGTTTATAGAGCAATCTGAATGGTATCTTGGTTTTTGTTACCTCATGACCAATGAGAAAGAAAAAGCTCTTAAGCAATTCCATGTAATTGCCCAGGGAAATAGTTTCTATAAGACGAAAGCTTTAGAAATAATCAACAGACTGGAATAG